The Chitinibacter bivalviorum genomic interval ATCGCGAATTTGAAGCGGTGGCGGCGTCGCTCAAAGTGCCATTCTGGCTCACCGCGTGGCGAGTGACTTTGCCGGTGTGTCTGCCTGCGGTGCTGGAGATAGCGCGTTATTTCTTTGTTGGCACGATGACAACGGTTTCGGCGGTGGTGTTTATCTATACGCCGGACACGATGCTGGCCTCGGTCTCGGTGCTCAATATGGATGACGCCGGCGATACGGCGGCGGCGGCGGCGATGGCGACGATGATCGTCCTTAGCTCGGCGCTGGCGTGTGCTGTGTTTGCACTTTTGAGCTATTGCCTGCAACGCAAGAGTCAAGCTTGGCGATTACCTGCCAAGGTATAGTGCTGAATATTAATTATTTATTGGTTTGTGTTGATATACCCATATCATATTCCCATGGAGCGCGGTTTCGCGCTTTTTTGGGGCTTAAAAATTCATCTAGATGAAAGAGGTTTGTATGTTGCTCCCTCATGTGCTGTTAACCCCCGGCCCACTGACGACTAGCTTGGCAACGCGCACCGCGATGCTCAAAGACTGGGGCTCGTGGGATGGCGATTTTAATGCGCTCACTGCGTCGGTGTGCGCTGATTTGCTGGCGATTGCCAACGGGCAAGCCACGCATTGCTGCATTCCCTTGCAAGGCTCGGGCACGTTCGCCGTTGAAGCCGCCATCGGCACTTTAGTACCCAAGCAAGGCAAATTGCTGGTGCTGGCCAATGGCGCTTATGGCGAGCGGATGGCCAACATCGCAAAGGTGATGGGGCGCGAACTGAGCGTTTTATGCTGGGCCGATGGCGTGCCGGTGGATGTGGCCGCTGTGGCCGCCGCTTTGCAGGCCGACGCTGCAATTACCCATGTTGGCGTGATTCATTGCGAAACGGCGACGGGCTTACTCAATCCGCTGGCGCAAATCGCCGCCGTCGTCGCGGCCGCAGGGCGCGAGTTGATCGTGGATGCAATGTCGTCGTTTGGCGCGCTAGACATCGATCTAGCCACAATGCCGATTTGCGCCGTGATTGCGGCATCGGGTAAATGTCTGGAAGGCGTACCCGGCATGGGTTTTGTGATTGCCAAAAAATCTGCGATTGAAAATGCGTCTGGCAATAGCGCCTCGCTGGCGTTGGATCTGGCCGATCAATATGCCTATCTGCAGCGCACCGGCCAGTGGCGCTTTACGCCGCCCACCCATGTCGTCGCCGCGCTGCGCGCCGCGATCGATCAGTATCAACTTGAAGGCGGTCGCGCAGTACGACTGGCACGCTATCAAGCCAATGCTAATGCCTTGATCGATGCGTTAAGCCGCGCTGGCTTGCAGCTGTTTTTAGCGCCTGAATTACAAGCGCCGATTATCTTGACTTTCCATGCCCCTGCGCACGCCGATTACCGCTTTATCACCTTTTACAACGCGATGCGCGAACGCGGGTTTGTGCTGTATCCGGGCAAATTAACCGCAGTTGAGACATTCCGTGTTGGCTGCATCGGCGCGATTGACGCCGCCACGCTGCAACAGGCTGCGCACGCCATTGTTGATGTATTGATCGAACTTGGCTGGCTTTAACCCCATTTATTAGGAAATAAAATGAACTCTTCTTATCCATATCATTTCACGCGTCGTTACGTTGGCAAACTCGAAGCCGTTATTTTTGATTGGGCAGGTACGGTGCTCGACTTTGGTTCGTTTGCCCCGACACAAGTGTTGGTCGAGGCATTTGCCCAGATCGGTATTCACTTAACGCTCGATGAAGCGCGCGGGCCGATGGGCTTAGCCAAGTGGGATCACATCAAAGCCGTTGGCCAAATGCCCAGCGTAGCGGCGCGCTGGCAAGCCCAGTTTGGCGCGGCGATGAATGACGCCGATGTGGATCGGATCTACGCGCTGTTTATGCCAATGCAAATCGAGCACGTTGGGCGCTTTTCGCTGCCGATACGCGGCGCAATCGAGACGATTACCCAACTTCGCCAGCGTGGGCTGAAAATCGGTAGCTGCACCGGCTATCCTCGCGCGGTGATGAATACACTACAGCCGATTGCGGCCGATTACGGTTTTGTACCCGATCATATTGTGGCGGCTGATGATTTGAAAGCGGGGGCTCGCCCGGGGCCGTGGATGGCCTTGGCCAATGTCATCGAGCTGGGTATTGGCCACGTCGCCGCATGCGTCAAGGTCGACGACACGATACCCGGCATTAGCGAGGGTCTGAACGCCGGCATGTGGACGGTGGGTTTGGCGATCAGCGGCAATGAAGTAGGCCTGACGCAAGACGAATGGGACGCGCTCGATATTGAGCAGCAAGAGCAAAAGCGCGATCAAGCCAGCCGCAAATTAGCACAAGCGGGCGCGCATTATGTCATCGACTCGATTGCTGATTTGCTGCCGGTGCTCAATGAGATCGAGCTGCGCATGGCGGCAGGTGAGCAACCATGAACAGCGCAGTCGATGCCGAGCAAAGTGAATTTCGCCCATGGTGGTTTGCCGAGGCTTTAAAAGGCGAAGCAGCGAGCCATCGGCCACCGCTGACAGGCAATGTCGATGCCGATGTCTGCATTGTCGGCGGCGGCTATACCGGCTTGTGGACGGCGATCCAGCTCAAAATGAGTGAGCCGCAGCTCAAAATTGTGCTGCTGGAAAAAGACCTATGCGGTAGTGGGGCATCGGGTCGCAACGGCGGTTGCGTGTTGACCTTGGCGCCCAAATATCTGACGTTAAAGCGCCTGTTTGGTGAGGCCGAGGCGGCGCGCATTGTGCGTGGCTCGGAAGAAGCGGTGTACGCCATACGTGATTTTTGTGAGCAATATGGCATTGACGCGCAATTGCGGCTCGACGGCGCCATTTACACCGCGACCAATCGCGCGCAGCAAGGTTGTATGCAAGCCGTGCTCGACGCCTTGGAGCAGCAGAAAATCAATAGCTGGAGCCCAATGGCTGCGCCCAATGTGCAGCAACAAACTGGCTCGGCCAAGCACATCGAAGGACATTTTTCGCCCGTAGCGGGGAGCGTACAACCGGCCTTGCTGGTGCGGGGCTTGGCGCGCGTGGCCGAGTCGATGGGCGTGGTGATTTACGAGCATACGGCCATGCAATCACTCGACTACGGCACGATCGCCAAGGTCAACACTTCGCAAGGCCAGGTACGGGCTGGCAAAGTGGTGTTGGCGCTCAATGCGTGGATGGCGAGTCAATTTCGCCAGTTTGAGCGATCCATCGCGATTGTGTCGTCTGATATGGTCATTACCGAGCCATGCCCTGAGCTGATCACGCAACTTGGCCTAGCTCACGGCGCATCGGTGTGCGACTCGCGCATTTTTGTGCACTACTATCGCAGCACACCCGATGGCCGCTTGATGCTGGGCAAGGGCGGCAATACCTTTGCTTTTGGCGGGAAAATGCTCGCCGAATTCGATCAGCCTAGCCGCTATCGGGCGGCTTTGCGCGATAGTCTGCAGCAGTTTTTCCCGTCGCTCGCCAAGGTCAAAATCGCCGACTCATGGAATGGTGCGTCCGATCGCTCGGTCACAGGGTTGCCTTTCTTTGGCCGCCTCGATCAGCAAGAAAATATCTTTTATGGCTTTGGCTATTCGGGCAATGGCGTGAGCACCTGCTATCTGGGTGGGCAAATTTTAGCCAGTATGGTGCGGGGTGAGCAGGGCGGTTGGGGGCAATGTGCATTAGTGAGTGGGCCGCTGGGTTATTTTCCGCCTGAGCCGATTCGCTGGCTGGGCAGCCTGCTGGTGCGTAATGCCATACGCCGCAAAGAAAACGCCGAAGACCATGATAAAGCGCCGTTCTGGATTGATCGATTTTTGGCACGCTTTGCCGCTGCGGCTGGGAAATCAGATAAATAAGGTGAATTAATTGTTAAATCGTGAATTGGGTAATTGCTAATTATTTTTCATCAAACAGTCATTGAAAAGTAGCTGAATATTCATTGAGTATATTTATGCTATTGAATTCTGTTTAATTTTAAATTGATGCCTTATGTTAAAGCCCATTCTGATTTCAATTGCTGTTGCGTCTACATTAACCGCATGTGGTGGCGGCAGTATACCAAGCTCCACCACACTAGTTCAAACCGCGGCTAAACCCTTTCTGACCTTAAATGGCCAGCAGCCTTTGGTGGTCGCGCATCGCGGCGCTTCGGGTTATATCCCTGAGGAAACGTATGAAGCGTATGTACGGGCAATTGAATTGGGCGCTGATGCGATTGAGCCGGATTTAATTTCCACCAAAGACGGTGTTTTAATTGCGCGCCATGACCCGAATCTGGCGTATAGCACGGATGTGGATAAGCATCCTGAATTCGCTAATCGCAAAAGAACGCAAGTGGTCGATGGTGAATCACAAACTGGCTGGTTTGCCAGCGATTTTACATTGGCCGAAATTAAAACCTTGGGCGGTATTTCTACGGATGCCGAGCGTCCGCAGCAATTTAATGGCCAATATAAAATTGTTACATTCCAAGAAATTATTGATTTGGCCAAGGCCAAATCAACGTCAACGCGCGTGATTGCGGTGTATCCGGAAACTAAAAACCCAACGTATCACCGCGCAATTGGCTTGCCTTTGGAAGATAAACTGATCGACATGATTAAAGCCGCTGGCTGGAATAGCAAAACCGCGCCGATTTACGTGCAAAGTTTTGAGCCCAGCAGCTTGAAATACCTGAAAAGCAAAGGGCTCAATACCAAGTTAATTCAGCTGATCGATGCTGATGATGTCGACATGAAAACGGGCAAACTGACTTTTGCTGCACCGTATGACAAGCCTTACGATTGGGCCGTCGCCGGGGATAAACGCCTGTTCAGCGATATGGTTACACCAGCGGGCTTGGCTGAAATCAAAACCTACGCCGATGGCATTGGCCCGTGGAAACCGTACATTATGTCGGTGAAGGGTACGTTTGGCGCCGATGGTAAGCAGCTTGATGTGAATGGCGATGGCAAAATCAATTATGCCGACGCGACGAGCCTGCCACCAACGACGCTGATTGCCGATGCGCACAAAGCCGGTTTGATGGTGCATGCCTACACTTTCCGCAACGAATCACGCCGCATTCCGGCTGATTTCAAAAATGATCCGAAAGCTGAATACAAAGCCTTCTATCGTTTAGGCTTGGACGGTGTGTTCTCTGACTTTGCCGACACGGCAATTGCCGCGCGCACCGAATACGTGCAAGAGCTGCAAGCGAAGTGATTGTCTAGTCGCGCAAAAAACCGCCAGCATTGCTGGCGGTTTTTATTTGAATTCTTGCATGGGTATATCAATGAAGTCTTTGCTGTCCAAGCTGTTTATCAATATACGTCAAGGCAACGTGACAATAATGAAAATTAAAGCCGGTAAAAAAACCAGCACCAGCATCGCTAGATAAGCGGATTTTCGGGCATTCAAACTGCGCAACAGCAAAGCAAACGACAGTGCAGCAAACCCTAAGCTGGCCAGCGCAATCCAGGTGGATGGCGAGCCTGTCACCCACGAGACCGCACCGCTTTTTCCTTTGAGCGCAATGCCATTTTCCAATAGCGTCAGCCACGCCATGACCAGAAAAAAGACGCCCATAATGGCAGTGATTAATCGTTCTGCGCTGCGATCTGCTTGGGGAGCTGCTTTGGGCGATTTTCCAGACATGACTTATTTTGCCGCATGCAAAGGCTCAGGCTGCCAATTGGGTGCTTGGCTAAGCCAGATGCAATTGCGGCCATGGTCTTTGGCCTGATACAGCGCGGCGTCGGCTAATTGTAGTAATTGCTGGCCGGTGTGCTGATTGGAATAAGCCAGCCCCATGCTGGCGGTGACGGGGCGATTGTTGAGGATTTCCGCCCAAGTGTAATGCGCAATCGCGGCGTGAATGCGGTTGACGATGCGAATGGCAGTGGGTAAATCGATGTCGATGATAATGCCAACGAATTCCTCGCCGCCGTAGCGCGCGATAAATTCATCGGCTTTGCGGCAACAGGCCGACAAGATTTTGCCCAAGGTCGCGATTACCGCGTCGCCGGTGGTGTGGCCATAGTTGTCGTTAATCGATTTGAAATGGTCAATATCGACAATGAATAGCGCGATGTTTTTTTGCGCGGGCAAGTCGGCGAGTTTGAGCTCCAGCGCGCGGCGGTTTTGCATACCGCTGAGTGCATCTTGATACGCAATACCGCTTAGGCGGCGCATTTCTTCGTCTTGCGCATCCAGCGTATTGGCCAGCGCCATATTCATCGCATTGAGCCACGCCAGCCCCATTTTTTCATTGATTCGGCGCAGTAGCCGTTTGGGCGCGTCGAGCTTGGGATTGTATTGATCGGCGACGATTTCTTCGGTGTAACGATTGGCGGCGCTGAGATGCTCAAACGCGGCTGCGAGTTGTAGCTGGCGTTTGTGGTAGCGATAAGCGAGCAGGTGGATGCGTTCACATAATGGTACATCGTGCACCACAATCGCGGTATCGAGCGCCTTATTCACTGCTTGTGTAAATGCGTCACTCGCCTGCATCTGATCATGCGCCTCGGCGATGGCGTACTGAATTTGCGCTAATGCCCAATGAAAATGGATCTGCTCGGCCAAGCGCTCGGCAGCGATTAATTCATGCAAGGCTTCGCTGGGGGCTTGGATTTTCAATAAGCACATGCCGCGATACAGCATGGCTTCGGCATGCCATTGTGGGTCGCCGTATTTCAAAATCGTGTTGTGCCCCGCACCGAGCACGGCTAAAGCTTCATCAAATTGCGCCAAAGCGATGCAGTCTTTGGCTAGGCACAAATAACTTTGCGCTTTGCCACGACCTTCTTTCACGAGCAAAGCCAATTCCAGCGCCTGCAGATGGTATTTTTTCGCCCCTTCATAATCATCAGTGCGCCAAAATGATTTGCCAATGCCATTAAGGCCATTGATGGCGTATTCATAGTTTTGCAGGCTGGTCGCGCGGATAAATAGGCGTGACCAAATTTGCAGTAATTCCTGTTGGGGCGATAGCACTAGCGCGACATTGCCGTATTCTTCTAGCGTGGCCATTTCCAGCACAGGCTGATTTTGGATGTGCTGCAAAAGCGCGGCATAACGCGGTAGGGTTTGCCGAAATTGCCCCTGACGATCGAGGATTTTTAGCTCCAGCAGCGTCAGCTCATTTTTGCGAGCGGGATCGGTTTCGCGCTGCAATTGCTGTTTCACTTCAAACAAAACAGCATCGGGCTCGGCATCGAGGCGCTGGTAGAGTTCATCCAGCATATTGCACCTGTGAGAGTTGTTGGCGCAGTAGCAAATTTTCCAAGGTCAAATCGAGCAAGCGCTGCCGACTCGGCGTCATCACTGCGGCACGTTGATGCAAATGCTGTAATTCTTCGCCGCGCTTGATGCGATATTGTTCGAGTTGTTTTAAGGCCTCGTCCATTTGCGCGCGCTGATATTCGAGCTCGGCATGCAGTTGGTACAGCTCGGCAGGGCAATACGAGCCTTGCTGCTCGTTCAGATCGGTCATTTGTTTGAGCAGCGAGCAGGCTTGCTCAAGTTGGCCATCTTCGGCGTACAAGCCGGCCAGCAGTTTGGCGATCACCGACGCACCCCAGTAATAGCCGAGCGCAAAGCATTGTGTGCTTAAATTTTGTAGCGCCGCCAAACCTGCGGCACGTTGCCCAGCTTGCAACAGCAGCCGCGCTTCATTCACTTGCAAATCAATGCGCCAAGCGGGATCGATCTGATCGTCAATTAAGCCATTGATCTGCTGGCAGACTTTGCGCGCTTGCTCGTAGTGCTCGCATGTCATCAGTAAATGCAGCCAATGCAAACCGGCTTTGACGACCTGAAACGCATCGCCAATCATCAAGGCGCGGCTAAACGCCAGTTGATACACTTGCCCAGCTTGCTCATATTGCTGGCCCAACAGGTAAATCTCACCCACGCCGAGGCACGCATCGATTAATTGCAGATTCATCGCCTGCTGCATCGCCAAGTCGAGCACCTGCATCCAATGATTCAGAGCGAGGCTGAAATTGCCTTTTTCACGTGCCACCAAGGCTTGTAGCTGAAATAAATACACCCTTAATGCAATTTGCTCCGTCTCGTTCAGACGCGGGTCATCCATGTGTTTGGCCGCACGTCGTGTTCGATTGAGCGCCGCCGAAAATCGATGTTCGGCGTAATCACAACGGGCAATATAAAACTCGATCAACAGCTGATGATAAAAGTCGCCCGCCGCAATCGATAGCGCACTGGCCTGCTTGAGCAGCGGCAAAGCCTCATCCGTACGCCACAGGCGCATCTGGTCGAGCGCTTGATCAATCAGTGATTTGATCTGCTGTTTCATGGGCGGATAGACACACGATGGGATGAATTTGTTTATAGCCAGTCGGGGCTGGATGCGCCAATGGCGGGAGACGTGTGGAGAGGCTGGACGATGGCGGCGGGGGTAACGTGCGCGGCGGTATTGTGGTTTGCTTGCTTGAATATAATTATGGGTATATCAATAGGATTCAATTAAATCATGATCTATAGTTATATACCCAAGGTTGGTTGCTCGGGCTGAATTAGTTTTCTGGCTCAATCAATAGCTGCACCGCGTTGGCGGCAAAGCGCGTGATGCCATATTCGATCACTTCACCTTTTTCATCCTGATACACGCTCTCGACATACAGCACGGGCTGGCTTTTGGGTTGGGCAAGCTGAACCGCCACTTCGGGGCGGGGCATACGGGCGGTGATGCGGGATAGTTTGCGCGAGATATTTTGTATCCCTACGGCGCGCAGCGCTTCGCTCATCACGCCATTTTGGATGAGGCGTTCGGTAAATCCGGCAAAGCGCGGCAGTGGCAAGTATTCGGTGCAAACGCCAACGATTTGCTCCTCGACGTAATCGAGCGCGTCGATTTTTAGCACTTCACTCCCGGCAGGAATTTCGAGCATGTTGCAAATGTCGTCATTCGCCACGATGATTTCGTGCTGCAATATTTTGCTCTGCCCGCTAAGGCTTTGCGCCGCCAGACTGTGCGAAAAGCGTTCTTTGCGACCCATGCGATACGCGATTAAGTCTTCTTGCACAAACGTGCCGCGTCCTTGCTCGATCCGCACCAGCCCTTGCGCTTCAAGCTCTTGCAGCGCGCGGCGTACCGTATGGCGATTAACGGTAAAGCGCTCGGCCAGCAGCGGCTCAATCGGCAATTGGCCAGTCAGGCTTTTCTGATTGATCTCTACGGCAAGCGTAGCGGCGATTTGCTGCCATTTGGCGGGGTTTTTGGCGGACATCGAATATCAGAGCGCGATTCAAAAGCGTGATTATAGTGCGATTCGATGACATCTAGATGAGTGAGTTCGAGTTCGCTGTCAATTTTATTCAGGATGATTTGGGATATCCCGCATTGCTAATTTGAAAATTAATCAAAAAATCATCTAGATGTTACCCGATTGACATACATCTAGATGAGTATGCCTGTTTTCTAAAAGGGGGGAGAAAATGGGTATCGATCGTCGTCAGTTTATGAAATACGCTACGGCCAGCGGGGCTTTGGCGGCTTTGCCGTTGAGCGTGCAACGCGCGATTGCCGCCAGCGTCGGCAGTGGCAGCTTGGCATCGGTGGCGCATGTGGTGATTTTGAGTCAGGAAAACCGCGCCTTTGATCACTATCTGGGCTCGCTCAATGGCGTGCGCGGCTATAACGACCCGCATCCTTTGCGTTTGCCTGATGGCAGCTCGGTGTTTGCGCAAAAAAACGCCAGCAATCAAGCGATCTGGCCGTTTCGCCTGAATAGCAAAACGACCAATGGCCAGTGTATGGTCGATGTGACGCATGACTGGACGAGTGGCCGCAATGCTTTTAACGGCGGGCAGATGGACAAATGGATCCCGAATAAGGGCAATTACGCGATGGGTTATTACACGCGTGAAGACATTCCATTCCATTACGCGCTGTCGGATGCATTTACCACCTGCGATCATTTTTTCTGTTCAAGTAATACCAGCACCAATCCCAACCGTTTATTCCTGATGTCGGGTAGCAATGGGCAAGGGCTGTGGGCGAGTGGCGCACAAATGGATAATAGCGAAGCGATCCCATTTACCTGGACAACCTACGCTGAACGTCTGCAAACGGCGGGCATCAGCTGGAAAATGTATCAGGAGCAGGATAACTACGACGACAATGCCTTGGCGTGGTTTAGCAAATTTAAATCCGCCGCTACCACCTCGCCGCTATATCAAAATGGCATGGTCAAGCGCACGCGCGATGCGTTTGCTAAAGATGTCGCCGCCGATAGTTTGCCTGCAGTGAGCTGGATTATCGCGCCCGCTGCGCTATCGGAGCACCCCGCGCACGAGCCCAATGCTGGTGCGAATTACGCCAAGATTTTCCTCGATGCGTTGGCGAGCAATCCGGCGGTGTGGGCCAAGACGGTGTTTATTTATACCTACGACGAAAACGGCGGTATTTTCGATCATGTCGTACCGCCAACAGCGCCCGTCGGGACGGTCAATGAATGGAAAAGTGGCTATCCGCTGGGCTTGGGGCATCGGATGCCTACATGGCTGATTTCGCCGTGGAGCATTGGCGGTTATGTGTATAGCCAAGCGTGTGATTTAACGTCGGTGATTCGTTTCCTGGAAAAATTTACTGGCGTACAAGAGCCCAATATCAGTGCGTGGCGCCGTAGCGTGTGCGGCGACTTGATGGATGGTTTTGACTTCACCGCCAGCGGCTATGGCTACCCAACGACGATTCCCGACACGACAACGTTGGCGAGCGATGCGGCGTTTGCCTGCGCTAATTTGCCTGCCGCCGTTCCCAATGGCGAGGCAAGTGCGCCGGCGGTTGAATCAGGCGGTTCACGCCCATTGCGCCCCGTGGCCGTGCAGCCTAGCGTTGATGCTGTGGTTGACCCGGCGACCAAGAAAATTACTTTGCAATTGGCCAATATGGGCGCTCAAGCTGCGGCGTTTAATATTCATGGCTACAACACGCTGACTTTTAGCCCGATTTTTGTCACCGTACCCGCCAATGGCACGCAATCGCAAGTGATCGATGCCACCGCCGCGAGCAATGGGCGCTTTGATCTGGCGATCCATGGGCCGAATAGTTTTTATCGTCGCTTTGCGGGCAGCATTTTGGCGAATGCGTGGCAAAACGGCGCCTATCCTCAAGTGAGCGTGACGCCAAATTTGGCGGGTGGATCAATCAGCATCACGATCCAGAATCGTGCCGCCGTCGCGCTATCGATCAACATCGACGACTACCTGCGCGGCCAGCGCACACCGGTTTCCATCGCCGCCAATGCCAGCGCGACATTCACGCTGGCTACGGTCAATAACTGGTACGACGTGATGCTGTTGATTGTTGGCGATACTGGCAATACTTTTGTGTATGAATATTGCGGCCATATCGAAGGTGGCATTAGTCAGACTTTCCCCGGTCGCATCCCGATGCCGGGCACGACACCCGTCCCAACGGCTTCGCCAGCGCCTACTGCAACTCCTGTGCCAGTAGCGGGCTTTACCACGGCCTTGCTAACTGGCTTGACGCATTACTACCGTACCGATTCGACCGTCGTCGATGAAGTGGGCGCCGCTAACCTGAATACGGTAGGTGCGGTGGGGTATGTGGCCGCAGGCAAATTTGCATCAGCTTTACAGCTCGATGCCACGCAGGGTATAGCTGCCTTTATGCCGTTCGAGATGAGCAGTGCGCCATTTACCTTGGGTTTCTGGGTCAAAATGCCAAGCAATATGGGCGCCAATATGACCAGCATCGTCGCCAATAAAGACTGGGCAACGGGTAAAAACGCCGGGATTTCCATCGGGCATTCGGGTGATGGCCGCTTTAAATTTAATATTGGCGATGGCACCAATCGCGCCGATGGCTATTTGGCGATGGTGACGGGCGCGTGGGTGTATGTGGCGATTGCCGTTGATCCGGCAGCCAAAACCATGCGCTGCTACGCCAGCAATGCCAGCGGTACTGTGGCCGAGTCTGTGCTGTCATTTAGCAATGTCACCGGCAATATTGTGCCAAGTTACAAACGCTGGGCGCTGAACGAAGACGCGCGTGGCGACTATTACAAACGTTATCCGAAAGAAAAATTCGTGCTGGCGTTTGACGATATTGCCGTATGGAATCGCGCCCTGCCTGCCGCCGAAATTCGCGCCATTGCAGCGGCGAGTCAGCCATTACAAACCTTGCGCATTAGCCCGACCGCCACGCCTGCTGCTGCGCCGGCAGCAATGGCGGTGAATCAATGTGCCACGGCATGGCAGTCTGCCACGACGTATGCCGCAGGAAGCATCGTCAGCGATGCGGGGCGCAATTATCAAGCCAAATGGATCAGCCAAGGCGAGCGACCCAGCAGCAATTCAGGCTCGGCCTTGCCTTGGCAGGATTTGGGGGCTTGCCAGTAAATATTTTCGCAAAAGCAAAAGCCTGTCCTGGTGACAGGCTTTTTTGCTTTTATTGTTTAATTTATGGATGGCCTTGTATTTCGACTGCGCGCGGCCTGTAAATTAAATGTCTGATCAATGAGTGATTTGAGGTAGCTTGTTGGCCTGAAACGTTCATCATTCAACAAGCAGAAGGAGGGGGTATGAGGCTACTGAGCTTGATCGCCATAA includes:
- a CDS encoding phosphocholine-specific phospholipase C; its protein translation is MGIDRRQFMKYATASGALAALPLSVQRAIAASVGSGSLASVAHVVILSQENRAFDHYLGSLNGVRGYNDPHPLRLPDGSSVFAQKNASNQAIWPFRLNSKTTNGQCMVDVTHDWTSGRNAFNGGQMDKWIPNKGNYAMGYYTREDIPFHYALSDAFTTCDHFFCSSNTSTNPNRLFLMSGSNGQGLWASGAQMDNSEAIPFTWTTYAERLQTAGISWKMYQEQDNYDDNALAWFSKFKSAATTSPLYQNGMVKRTRDAFAKDVAADSLPAVSWIIAPAALSEHPAHEPNAGANYAKIFLDALASNPAVWAKTVFIYTYDENGGIFDHVVPPTAPVGTVNEWKSGYPLGLGHRMPTWLISPWSIGGYVYSQACDLTSVIRFLEKFTGVQEPNISAWRRSVCGDLMDGFDFTASGYGYPTTIPDTTTLASDAAFACANLPAAVPNGEASAPAVESGGSRPLRPVAVQPSVDAVVDPATKKITLQLANMGAQAAAFNIHGYNTLTFSPIFVTVPANGTQSQVIDATAASNGRFDLAIHGPNSFYRRFAGSILANAWQNGAYPQVSVTPNLAGGSISITIQNRAAVALSINIDDYLRGQRTPVSIAANASATFTLATVNNWYDVMLLIVGDTGNTFVYEYCGHIEGGISQTFPGRIPMPGTTPVPTASPAPTATPVPVAGFTTALLTGLTHYYRTDSTVVDEVGAANLNTVGAVGYVAAGKFASALQLDATQGIAAFMPFEMSSAPFTLGFWVKMPSNMGANMTSIVANKDWATGKNAGISIGHSGDGRFKFNIGDGTNRADGYLAMVTGAWVYVAIAVDPAAKTMRCYASNASGTVAESVLSFSNVTGNIVPSYKRWALNEDARGDYYKRYPKEKFVLAFDDIAVWNRALPAAEIRAIAAASQPLQTLRISPTATPAAAPAAMAVNQCATAWQSATTYAAGSIVSDAGRNYQAKWISQGERPSSNSGSALPWQDLGACQ